A single window of Paenibacillus sp. DNA harbors:
- a CDS encoding UxaA family hydrolase, with product MPASFDFDEVGRLPLPGDNVAVAVRRMDAGTVIHYQDQVLTLDYTVMEGHRFAVKAIAPGEPLLSWELPFGTAIRPIQPGNYVINHMVLEALKVRQLDFSLPAAPNFDDEVPPFVLDEANFQPAPATPVYPETRTFQGYRRSPSRGVGTRNMIVLLGTSSVTGSFVKQLAARLQGELAHFPKIDGIVPVAHTEGGTEQPNNLELLLRTLAGFIVNPNVGAVLIADHGAEPVTNQMLEAYMREHHYPVDEVLHRFLSIQDGFMTNLARGEEIVREWLPIVNSFERTPESLAHLKIGLQCGGSDAFSGISANPLLGWVVQELVRYGGAANLAETDELIGAEPYILKKVRDMETARKFLNLVEQFKTRAAWHGANAEGNPSGGNKYRGLYNIYLKSIGAAMKKDPATRLDYAIQYGELMKEPGFYFMDSPGNDLESIAGQVAAGCNLIYFATGNGSITNFPYVPTIKVVTTTQRYQLLEKDMDINAGQYLDGISMDELGKQAFELTLQIASGQRSVGEKAGHAQVQIWRNWRQNDGSRLDLLLNAPQPTGEPIPIRKDTAEATVNARFACIRDQNRLATDQIGLILPTSLCSGQVANMIARRLNHQGLGQPDLSRFVALAHTEGCGISDGRQEQRIFSRTMIGYITHPSVKYCLLLEHGCEKTHNDYMRHEMEELGIDHNRLGFASIQLDGGIEKVVQKVERWFADRLSETPAATKEIAGLEALRIGILSDGSIDDAAGEQLAKLTRAIVGAGGTVVIPENSGLLATKAYTENVLTSSHVSPSLCYGESARRSGFHVMETPTEHWVETVTGIAATGVQLIIALVNQRTMQTHPFVPMLQAASDPAVQARYANELDVALTGNPNDWTEQILECCKKVIERSYSPRLYLQGNVDFQLTRGYLGVSL from the coding sequence ATGCCTGCGTCTTTTGACTTTGACGAGGTAGGCCGACTCCCCTTGCCGGGGGACAACGTCGCCGTCGCCGTCCGCCGGATGGACGCCGGAACGGTCATTCATTATCAGGATCAAGTTCTTACTTTAGATTATACCGTCATGGAGGGGCATCGATTTGCGGTGAAGGCGATCGCTCCGGGCGAACCTTTGCTTTCATGGGAGCTGCCCTTCGGTACGGCGATCCGGCCGATTCAGCCCGGCAATTATGTAATCAATCACATGGTTTTGGAAGCGCTTAAAGTTCGACAACTAGATTTTTCTCTGCCGGCGGCGCCCAACTTTGACGATGAGGTTCCGCCTTTCGTTTTGGACGAGGCAAACTTTCAACCGGCCCCGGCGACGCCAGTATATCCGGAAACCCGCACCTTCCAAGGCTACCGGCGAAGTCCGTCACGCGGAGTCGGCACACGCAACATGATCGTCTTGCTTGGCACATCCTCCGTTACGGGCAGCTTTGTTAAGCAGCTGGCCGCCCGGCTGCAGGGAGAGTTGGCGCATTTTCCGAAAATAGACGGGATCGTCCCCGTAGCTCATACCGAGGGCGGGACCGAGCAGCCGAACAATCTGGAGCTGTTGCTGCGCACGTTAGCCGGATTCATTGTGAATCCGAATGTAGGTGCAGTTCTGATTGCAGATCATGGCGCCGAGCCTGTGACCAACCAAATGCTAGAAGCTTATATGCGCGAGCACCATTATCCGGTCGACGAGGTGCTGCACCGTTTCCTATCGATCCAAGACGGGTTTATGACGAATCTGGCCAGAGGTGAAGAAATCGTTAGAGAGTGGCTGCCGATCGTCAACAGCTTTGAACGGACGCCGGAATCCCTGGCCCATCTTAAGATCGGTCTGCAATGCGGAGGCTCGGACGCTTTCTCCGGCATTTCCGCGAATCCGCTGCTCGGCTGGGTCGTGCAGGAGCTTGTTCGGTACGGCGGGGCCGCGAATTTGGCGGAAACCGACGAATTGATCGGCGCCGAGCCCTATATCCTTAAGAAGGTCCGTGACATGGAGACCGCCCGGAAATTTCTGAATCTCGTCGAACAATTCAAAACGCGCGCGGCTTGGCACGGCGCCAACGCGGAAGGGAACCCGTCCGGCGGCAATAAATACCGCGGTCTTTATAACATTTATTTAAAATCTATCGGCGCCGCCATGAAGAAGGATCCGGCCACACGCCTTGATTATGCGATTCAATACGGGGAGCTCATGAAGGAGCCTGGTTTTTATTTCATGGACAGCCCGGGGAACGACCTGGAAAGCATTGCCGGCCAGGTGGCTGCTGGGTGTAACTTGATTTACTTCGCAACGGGCAACGGCTCGATCACCAACTTTCCGTACGTGCCGACCATTAAAGTCGTGACGACGACGCAAAGATATCAACTGTTGGAAAAGGATATGGACATTAATGCCGGCCAATATCTAGACGGGATCTCTATGGATGAGCTGGGCAAGCAAGCCTTCGAATTGACGTTGCAAATCGCCTCCGGCCAGCGCAGCGTCGGCGAGAAGGCGGGCCATGCTCAGGTGCAGATTTGGCGCAACTGGCGGCAAAACGATGGAAGCCGGCTGGATTTGCTGCTTAACGCTCCCCAACCAACGGGGGAGCCGATTCCAATTCGTAAGGATACAGCAGAGGCTACTGTCAACGCTCGCTTCGCATGTATCCGGGATCAAAACCGATTGGCAACCGATCAAATCGGCCTCATTCTTCCCACCAGTCTTTGCTCCGGTCAGGTGGCGAATATGATTGCGCGGCGGCTGAACCATCAAGGTCTTGGACAGCCCGATCTTTCGCGTTTTGTGGCGTTGGCTCATACGGAAGGATGCGGAATTTCGGATGGCCGACAAGAGCAGCGGATTTTTTCCAGGACCATGATCGGTTATATCACCCACCCGTCGGTGAAGTATTGTCTCCTGCTGGAGCATGGCTGCGAGAAGACGCATAACGACTACATGCGGCATGAGATGGAGGAGCTCGGGATCGACCACAACCGTCTCGGCTTTGCCAGCATTCAACTGGACGGCGGAATCGAGAAGGTCGTGCAGAAAGTGGAGAGATGGTTTGCCGATCGATTGTCTGAAACTCCTGCGGCCACGAAGGAAATTGCAGGACTGGAGGCATTACGCATAGGGATCCTAAGTGACGGATCCATTGACGATGCTGCCGGCGAACAGCTGGCGAAATTGACGAGAGCGATCGTCGGCGCCGGCGGTACGGTCGTCATTCCCGAAAACAGCGGGTTGCTTGCAACGAAGGCTTATACGGAGAATGTACTGACCTCGTCTCATGTTTCGCCGTCGCTGTGCTACGGTGAGTCTGCCCGCCGCAGCGGTTTTCACGTCATGGAGACCCCGACGGAGCACTGGGTGGAGACGGTCACGGGGATCGCGGCCACAGGCGTACAGTTAATCATTGCTTTGGTCAATCAACGGACGATGCAGACGCACCCATTCGTTCCCATGCTGCAAGCAGCTTCCGATCCTGCAGTTCAAGCAAGGTACGCCAATGAATTGGATGTTGCCCTGACAGGGAACCCGAACGATTGGACCGAACAGATCTTAGAGTGCTGCAAGAAAGTGATCGAGCGCAGCTATTCTCCGCGACTTTATTTGCAGGGGAACGTCGATTTCCAATTAACGCGTGGGTATCTCGGCGTTTCGCTTTAA
- a CDS encoding 3-oxoacyl-ACP reductase family protein, with protein sequence MFTFEGKVVWVTGSSTGIGRAAALAFAKHGADVIVHGNSSVEQAKATAAEIQAMGRQAMVVTGHVGKRDQVARMVQEIGERFDRLDVLMNNAGALIQRVRFEQLEEELWDEVMDVNFKSVFLVTKAALPLIKKSEKGRIINVTSIAARNGGGFGSIAYAASKGGVSTMTRGLAKDLVVFGITVNAISPGVIATPFHDRFTPEEIRAKSLATIPMGREGTPEEAVGAALFLASPLADYITGEIIEVNGGQLMD encoded by the coding sequence ATGTTTACTTTCGAAGGGAAAGTCGTCTGGGTAACGGGAAGCAGTACGGGGATCGGCAGAGCGGCCGCCCTCGCTTTCGCGAAGCACGGAGCGGATGTCATCGTACACGGAAACAGCAGCGTCGAGCAGGCGAAAGCGACTGCAGCGGAAATCCAAGCCATGGGCCGTCAGGCGATGGTGGTCACCGGTCATGTCGGAAAAAGGGACCAAGTCGCCCGGATGGTACAGGAGATCGGGGAACGTTTCGACCGTTTGGACGTGCTCATGAATAACGCCGGGGCCTTGATTCAAAGAGTGCGATTCGAGCAGTTGGAAGAAGAGCTCTGGGACGAGGTCATGGACGTCAACTTCAAGTCGGTGTTTTTGGTGACGAAAGCCGCGCTGCCGCTAATTAAGAAGTCGGAAAAGGGGCGGATCATCAACGTCACCTCGATCGCGGCACGAAACGGCGGCGGCTTCGGCTCCATCGCTTATGCCGCGTCGAAGGGCGGCGTCAGCACGATGACCCGGGGCTTGGCCAAAGATTTGGTCGTATTCGGCATTACAGTGAATGCCATTTCGCCTGGCGTCATCGCTACGCCGTTCCATGATCGTTTCACCCCTGAAGAGATTCGGGCTAAATCGCTGGCGACGATCCCGATGGGCCGAGAAGGCACGCCGGAAGAGGCAGTTGGCGCGGCGCTGTTTCTCGCGTCCCCTCTCGCCGACTACATCACAGGTGAAATTATCGAAGTAAACGGCGGACAGCTTATGGACTGA
- a CDS encoding ROK family transcriptional regulator: MPAQKDTSHKLLKTINQQKVLQLIYTCGAISRVELAQKTGLSQQTVTNIVNRLLEEGVVSEGEHLPQEAGSGRKRVQLSVNAKDFYVIGIELAGKYIRGSLCDFRPEILCSTERRTEKYRGPDHLLQLLSEVVEELLQQAPDISRTRGIGISVQGLADSREGVLLRTPGIGFERIPVKATLEKMFGMPVYLENDANLLALNENMYGSLFDSAENITLKFDYGIGGAIVSGKRLITGSSFVAGEFGHVKAFTGRDAHPCLCGGSGCLTTLLSISGLRVTTGHTLDSFALAYRNGDGEIVRMYAAMVDALAMALSNLVTFFNPDRVLLTGRVLTAIQEDILSILTRKVKNNTPLTSRGVELIHLDQMPDETLLAARLVLKHVFDVPLEVLGI, from the coding sequence TTGCCAGCTCAAAAAGACACGAGCCACAAGCTTCTTAAAACGATCAATCAACAGAAGGTTCTTCAATTGATTTATACGTGCGGTGCCATCTCACGCGTCGAGTTGGCGCAGAAGACGGGCTTGAGTCAACAGACCGTCACCAATATCGTCAACAGACTGCTAGAGGAAGGCGTCGTCTCCGAGGGGGAGCATCTGCCCCAGGAAGCGGGAAGCGGCAGGAAACGCGTTCAACTTTCCGTGAACGCCAAGGACTTCTACGTCATCGGCATCGAACTCGCGGGCAAATACATTCGTGGCTCGTTGTGCGATTTCCGCCCCGAAATTCTTTGTAGCACGGAACGTCGCACTGAGAAATACCGCGGCCCGGATCACCTGCTTCAACTGCTTAGCGAGGTTGTCGAAGAACTGCTGCAGCAAGCGCCTGACATATCCCGGACGAGAGGAATCGGGATCAGCGTGCAGGGACTGGCGGATTCCCGAGAAGGCGTGTTGCTCCGTACGCCCGGGATCGGGTTCGAAAGAATCCCCGTCAAGGCGACGCTAGAGAAGATGTTCGGTATGCCAGTTTATCTAGAAAACGATGCGAATTTGCTCGCGCTTAACGAGAATATGTACGGTTCTCTCTTCGATTCCGCAGAAAACATTACGTTGAAATTCGATTACGGCATCGGCGGCGCGATCGTATCAGGGAAGCGGCTCATCACCGGTTCGTCGTTCGTAGCCGGCGAATTCGGTCATGTGAAAGCGTTCACCGGACGGGACGCCCACCCTTGTTTATGCGGCGGATCAGGCTGCCTAACGACGCTGCTTTCGATCAGCGGACTCCGGGTAACGACGGGTCACACATTGGACAGCTTTGCTCTCGCTTACCGCAATGGGGACGGGGAGATTGTGCGTATGTACGCTGCAATGGTCGATGCTCTCGCCATGGCGCTCAGCAATTTGGTAACGTTCTTTAACCCGGACCGCGTGCTGCTGACCGGGCGCGTACTTACCGCGATTCAAGAGGACATCCTCTCCATCCTTACGAGGAAGGTGAAGAACAACACCCCGCTGACTAGCCGCGGCGTCGAGTTGATCCATCTGGATCAGATGCCCGACGAGACGTTATTGGCTGCCAGGCTCGTGCTCAAGCACGTGTTCGACGTGCCGCTGGAAGTCTTAGGGATTTAA
- a CDS encoding YdcF family protein, whose translation MLGQRTENGEIGALLQERLDTAVRLFGQHRYRCIIVSGGAVGCERSEAEIMREYLIQQGVPPNKIVSEAQSRNTVQNIAYCRTLLRQANLASCVIVSNSFHLRRMKYIADKLNVSAGVYADRSLQSILFKQWRLTFEEIRAFRLSLPWIEKLR comes from the coding sequence GTGTTGGGCCAACGTACGGAAAACGGGGAAATCGGAGCTCTGCTCCAGGAGCGCTTGGACACCGCAGTGCGACTGTTCGGGCAGCACCGCTACCGATGCATCATCGTATCCGGCGGCGCCGTAGGCTGCGAGAGGAGCGAGGCGGAGATCATGCGGGAGTATCTGATCCAGCAAGGCGTACCGCCGAACAAAATCGTGTCGGAAGCGCAATCTCGCAATACTGTGCAAAACATCGCGTATTGCCGCACCCTCCTTCGACAAGCGAACCTGGCTTCATGCGTGATCGTATCCAACTCATTCCACCTTCGGAGGATGAAATACATTGCGGACAAGCTGAACGTGAGCGCCGGGGTTTATGCCGATCGCAGTTTGCAAAGCATCCTATTCAAGCAGTGGAGGCTGACCTTCGAAGAAATTCGGGCGTTCCGTCTCTCTCTTCCCTGGATCGAGAAGCTGCGATGA
- a CDS encoding ABC transporter substrate-binding protein, protein MNKIGFRNVLAVSLVAAMGVLAACGGGTTGEGSKQTPSEEPTNTGSPEAAAQPEVYENGLPKDEKVTLKVGFFVGGYGRDWFDHAVESFTEKYPNVTFDITASPDLKNLLSTKISAGDDEDMFDLFNTAPPGGVVSLAEAGKLEEMGDLWDYPLPDVPGEKVRDRMLPGMYESTPLIDGKMYEFTTASSFGGLFFNKTLFEENGWNQNPKTWTEFESLLAEIKADGVIPITFPGLYPSYHAWAFGPAKMFELADMNGTADEFIGRYKTYGLPEFTSPEQLEMWNRIYELGKNGYFAEGLPALNHTQSQMQVIQGQAAMVSTGSHVENEMKEATPADFQWGYMAVPFRDSADQQLWIRSGTSNFNYIWAAKPELNKKWAKEFIVWTLTLENQQFAAEKSGALPMRKDLIEDPAKTANLSTSAQSILKYIGDNDAHTYKASRSVSISDPNLAQANKLLDENIVRFALGLQEPKPILEEAEELLKKALEAENK, encoded by the coding sequence ATGAACAAGATCGGGTTTCGGAACGTGCTAGCCGTCAGTTTGGTTGCGGCTATGGGCGTGCTCGCCGCATGCGGCGGCGGTACTACAGGGGAAGGGTCCAAGCAAACACCTTCCGAAGAACCGACCAACACAGGTTCCCCGGAAGCCGCAGCGCAGCCGGAGGTATATGAAAACGGGTTGCCTAAGGACGAGAAGGTAACCTTGAAAGTCGGCTTCTTCGTAGGCGGCTACGGGCGCGATTGGTTCGATCATGCCGTCGAATCTTTCACGGAGAAATATCCGAACGTAACTTTCGACATTACGGCTTCCCCGGACCTGAAAAACCTCCTCTCTACGAAAATTTCCGCAGGAGACGACGAAGATATGTTCGACCTCTTCAACACCGCTCCTCCGGGCGGCGTAGTGTCGCTTGCGGAAGCGGGCAAACTCGAGGAGATGGGCGATCTCTGGGATTATCCGCTGCCGGACGTTCCGGGCGAGAAGGTAAGAGACCGAATGCTGCCGGGGATGTACGAATCCACTCCTTTGATCGACGGGAAGATGTATGAATTCACGACGGCGAGCAGCTTCGGCGGCTTGTTCTTCAATAAAACGCTATTCGAGGAGAACGGTTGGAATCAAAATCCGAAAACCTGGACCGAATTCGAGTCGCTTCTGGCGGAAATCAAGGCGGACGGCGTCATCCCGATCACGTTCCCGGGCTTATATCCGAGCTATCACGCCTGGGCGTTCGGTCCCGCGAAGATGTTCGAATTGGCCGATATGAACGGAACCGCGGACGAGTTCATCGGACGTTATAAAACTTACGGGCTGCCAGAGTTTACGAGTCCGGAACAGCTTGAAATGTGGAACCGGATTTACGAACTGGGCAAGAACGGCTATTTCGCGGAGGGCTTGCCGGCCTTGAACCATACGCAGTCGCAGATGCAAGTGATTCAAGGACAAGCGGCGATGGTTTCGACGGGCAGCCACGTCGAGAACGAGATGAAGGAAGCGACGCCGGCGGACTTCCAGTGGGGATATATGGCAGTACCGTTCCGGGACAGCGCGGATCAACAGCTGTGGATTCGAAGCGGCACTTCGAACTTTAACTACATCTGGGCGGCGAAGCCGGAATTGAACAAGAAGTGGGCGAAGGAATTCATTGTATGGACCTTGACGCTTGAAAATCAGCAATTCGCGGCGGAGAAATCCGGAGCGCTGCCGATGCGTAAAGACTTGATCGAGGATCCTGCCAAGACGGCGAACTTGTCCACTTCGGCCCAGTCGATCTTGAAATACATCGGCGACAACGACGCGCACACCTACAAGGCTAGTCGTTCCGTCAGCATCTCGGATCCAAACCTTGCGCAAGCGAACAAGCTGTTGGACGAAAATATCGTGAGATTCGCCTTAGGTTTGCAGGAGCCGAAGCCGATTCTGGAAGAGGCCGAGGAGCTCTTGAAGAAAGCGTTGGAGGCCGAAAACAAGTAA
- a CDS encoding sugar ABC transporter permease: protein MAKTQKWIFLTIAIVPPFGGYLVFTLFPNLLSVYYSLLDWDGFTDATFVGLSNFVTAFQDKYVWRALTHNLWFMLTVPFLVVFISLILAYLITNKSYRENGFLKVLFFFPNVLSTIVVALLWAFIYDGTYGLLNGLLGLFGIDTGNFYWLGNERTALAAIIPAWVWSGVGLYVIIFANAMLAIPKSLYEAAILEGAGHMDRLFRITMPLVMPVVRVGILFLVVGTLKSFEIILILTNGGPFGSTDVIGLYMFNLAFGDEYRNYGYASAVGMILFVILVSAKLITDKLFPNKGVEF from the coding sequence ATGGCAAAAACGCAAAAGTGGATTTTTCTAACGATCGCGATCGTGCCGCCCTTCGGCGGGTACTTGGTATTTACGTTGTTTCCGAACCTGTTATCGGTCTATTACTCGCTGCTGGATTGGGACGGATTCACGGACGCCACCTTCGTCGGACTGTCCAATTTCGTTACGGCGTTTCAGGATAAATACGTATGGCGCGCATTAACGCATAATCTTTGGTTTATGCTGACGGTTCCCTTCCTCGTCGTGTTCATCTCGTTAATTCTTGCCTACTTAATTACGAATAAATCCTACCGGGAAAACGGTTTTTTGAAAGTGTTGTTTTTCTTCCCGAACGTGTTATCCACCATCGTCGTCGCCCTGCTCTGGGCATTCATATACGACGGCACCTACGGTCTTCTTAACGGTCTGCTGGGACTCTTCGGCATAGATACAGGCAACTTCTATTGGCTCGGGAACGAGCGAACGGCTTTGGCGGCGATAATACCCGCATGGGTATGGAGCGGGGTAGGCTTATACGTCATTATTTTCGCGAATGCGATGCTGGCGATCCCCAAATCGTTGTACGAAGCGGCGATTCTGGAGGGCGCCGGGCATATGGACCGATTGTTTCGGATTACGATGCCGTTGGTGATGCCCGTCGTCCGCGTGGGCATCTTGTTCTTGGTCGTCGGAACTTTAAAGAGCTTCGAAATCATCTTGATTCTTACGAACGGGGGCCCGTTCGGTTCGACGGACGTCATCGGCTTGTATATGTTTAATCTTGCGTTCGGCGACGAGTATCGAAACTACGGCTATGCATCCGCGGTCGGGATGATCTTATTCGTGATCTTAGTAAGCGCGAAGCTCATCACGGATAAACTTTTTCCGAATAAGGGCGTTGAGTTCTAA
- a CDS encoding carbohydrate ABC transporter permease, whose translation MKEKHTWLDALWRLLLYIWALTIVFPLCWVLYESLKTNPEFYQNIWALPKELNWQNYADAWTDYGFGKSLLNTLYYVGGTLVVSLFFTTINAYALTRMEFKGRKLIWSLIMLSLFLPGVNALVPQYVVMRELGLTNSIPGLILLSGLGESVFYLMLLGGFMRSLPKELEESAIMDGATLFQKFWRVIVPLSTPGIVTVAVFKFLGYYNNFMGPFIYLSDPDKYPIAVQMYSANKQMEFTADWVTLFAGVGITMVPSILIYILFQRLLMEGATMGAVKG comes from the coding sequence TTGAAAGAAAAACACACTTGGCTGGACGCGCTCTGGCGGTTGCTGTTGTATATATGGGCGCTGACGATCGTGTTTCCCCTATGTTGGGTGCTCTACGAGTCGCTCAAAACAAACCCCGAGTTTTACCAAAACATCTGGGCGCTGCCGAAGGAACTGAATTGGCAAAATTACGCGGACGCTTGGACGGATTACGGGTTCGGGAAATCGTTGTTGAATACCTTATATTATGTAGGGGGGACGCTCGTCGTCAGCCTCTTCTTCACGACGATCAATGCATACGCGCTGACGCGGATGGAGTTCAAAGGCAGAAAACTGATCTGGAGCCTGATCATGCTGAGCTTGTTTTTGCCAGGCGTGAACGCGCTCGTCCCGCAGTACGTCGTGATGAGGGAGCTCGGGCTGACAAACAGCATCCCGGGATTGATCTTGCTTTCTGGGTTGGGGGAGAGTGTATTCTACCTCATGCTGCTCGGCGGGTTTATGCGTTCCCTGCCGAAAGAATTAGAAGAGAGCGCCATAATGGACGGCGCTACATTATTTCAGAAATTCTGGCGCGTCATCGTTCCGCTGTCTACCCCGGGGATCGTGACGGTCGCCGTATTCAAGTTTCTCGGGTATTACAACAATTTCATGGGGCCGTTCATTTACTTGAGCGATCCGGATAAATATCCAATCGCGGTGCAGATGTACTCGGCCAATAAGCAAATGGAGTTTACGGCCGACTGGGTTACCCTGTTCGCGGGCGTCGGGATCACGATGGTGCCGTCGATTCTCATCTATATTCTGTTCCAGCGACTGCTCATGGAAGGGGCGACGATGGGGGCGGTGAAAGGATGA
- a CDS encoding SGNH/GDSL hydrolase family protein → MSRELKRKNELDPLVAAPVETVDDVGVKWMSPLSPPFRIAGFPWIGKEGIYRRLPSNPGVRLPRAVDTLADCTAGGQIRFRTDSSRLLIKVRLAGTASMYHMTAAGQCGFDCYVAEPGKPLRYLSTARFHRDGMAYSDQLYKWGDKRTMDVVINFPLYQGVKEVWIGVDEAASVGEPPPYACDKPIVIYGTSVTQGGCASRPGMAYPNILSRMIPLPFVNLGFSGSGKGEPEVAKLIADIEDPALYVLDYEGNTGAPENIAGSLPVFVQLLRERHPNVPILVVSRIRNSVDLFYEDKRELSEARRRIQREYVMSRRAGGDSQIHFLDGSALLGEEYAEECTVDGKHPTDLGFMRIAQALKPAIEKLVGLKS, encoded by the coding sequence ATGAGCCGAGAATTAAAACGCAAAAACGAATTGGATCCGCTCGTTGCCGCACCGGTCGAGACGGTCGACGACGTCGGCGTGAAGTGGATGTCCCCGCTGTCCCCTCCTTTCCGTATCGCAGGTTTTCCATGGATCGGGAAGGAAGGCATCTATCGCAGACTGCCCTCCAACCCCGGCGTGAGATTGCCGCGAGCGGTCGACACGTTGGCCGATTGCACGGCGGGGGGGCAGATCCGGTTCCGCACGGACTCCTCCCGGCTGCTCATCAAGGTGCGCCTGGCGGGAACGGCGAGCATGTACCATATGACCGCCGCGGGTCAATGCGGCTTCGACTGTTACGTCGCCGAGCCCGGGAAGCCGCTGCGGTACCTCTCGACGGCTAGATTTCACAGGGATGGCATGGCATACTCGGATCAGCTTTACAAGTGGGGAGATAAGCGGACGATGGACGTCGTCATTAATTTCCCGCTATACCAAGGCGTTAAGGAGGTTTGGATCGGCGTCGACGAGGCGGCTTCGGTCGGGGAACCTCCGCCGTACGCTTGCGACAAACCGATCGTCATCTACGGCACTTCCGTTACGCAGGGAGGCTGCGCCTCGCGGCCGGGCATGGCGTATCCCAACATTCTTAGCCGTATGATTCCGCTCCCTTTCGTAAACCTTGGGTTCTCGGGGAGCGGGAAGGGGGAACCGGAGGTCGCCAAGCTTATCGCGGATATCGAAGATCCAGCGCTCTACGTGCTGGACTACGAAGGGAATACGGGAGCGCCCGAAAATATTGCAGGCAGTCTTCCCGTTTTTGTCCAATTGCTTAGGGAGCGTCATCCGAACGTTCCGATTCTCGTCGTCTCCAGAATTCGTAATAGCGTAGATCTATTCTACGAGGACAAGCGCGAATTGTCCGAAGCCCGCAGGCGCATTCAACGCGAATACGTGATGTCGAGGCGAGCGGGCGGGGATTCCCAAATTCATTTTCTCGACGGTTCTGCTCTCCTCGGGGAGGAATACGCAGAAGAATGCACGGTCGACGGCAAGCACCCGACGGACCTTGGCTTCATGCGGATCGCGCAGGCGCTGAAGCCTGCGATCGAAAAGCTGGTCGGCCTTAAATCTTAG
- a CDS encoding ABC transporter permease has translation MTAGTGDSLKKRMIKNRWLYYMLAPGVLYFIIFKYVPMWGVLIAFQDFSPFRGFWSSDWVGVEHFRTFFGEPQFWLLFRNTFILALYNILFFFPLPIVIALLLNELRSEAYKRTIQSLIYIPHFLSWVVVVGLAYILFTTEGGIVNELIARLGGEKVNFLLSNSWFRTMVVGEMIWKETGWGTILFLAALAGVDPQLYEAARMDGAGRWKQMVHVTLPAIRSTIVVLLILRLGSFLDLGFEQIFLMLNPMNREVGEVFETYVYERGIQLGDFSYSTAVNLFKSVIGFVLVLGANYFARKVGEEGIL, from the coding sequence CTGACCGCGGGCACAGGGGATTCCTTAAAGAAACGAATGATCAAAAACCGCTGGCTGTACTACATGTTGGCGCCCGGTGTCCTGTACTTCATTATCTTCAAGTATGTCCCGATGTGGGGCGTGCTGATCGCGTTCCAGGATTTCTCCCCGTTTCGTGGATTTTGGAGCAGCGACTGGGTCGGCGTCGAGCATTTCCGAACGTTCTTCGGCGAGCCTCAGTTTTGGTTATTGTTCCGCAACACGTTTATTTTAGCGCTATATAACATCTTGTTCTTCTTCCCGCTGCCCATCGTCATCGCGCTGCTATTGAACGAGCTGCGCAGCGAGGCGTACAAACGAACGATCCAAAGCTTAATCTACATTCCTCATTTTCTCTCTTGGGTCGTCGTCGTCGGTCTCGCATACATCCTGTTTACGACCGAAGGGGGCATCGTCAACGAGCTGATCGCTCGGCTCGGCGGCGAGAAAGTCAATTTCCTGCTTAGCAACAGCTGGTTCCGGACGATGGTCGTCGGGGAAATGATCTGGAAGGAGACCGGTTGGGGCACGATCCTGTTCCTGGCCGCATTGGCCGGGGTCGATCCGCAATTGTACGAAGCCGCCCGCATGGACGGCGCCGGACGTTGGAAGCAGATGGTGCACGTCACCCTTCCGGCGATCCGGAGCACGATCGTCGTGCTTCTTATCTTGCGGCTCGGCTCGTTCTTGGATCTCGGATTCGAACAAATCTTCCTCATGCTGAACCCGATGAACCGGGAGGTCGGCGAAGTATTCGAAACGTATGTATACGAACGAGGCATCCAACTCGGCGACTTCAGTTACTCGACGGCGGTCAACCTGTTTAAATCGGTGATCGGGTTCGTGCTGGTGCTGGGAGCGAATTATTTCGCGCGGAAGGTCGGGGAGGAGGGCATCCTCTAG